In a single window of the Cydia splendana chromosome 20, ilCydSple1.2, whole genome shotgun sequence genome:
- the LOC134800689 gene encoding protein 4.1 homolog isoform X6 has protein sequence MHRGQTPAEAELNYLENAKKLAMYGVDLHPAKDSENVDITLGVCSSGLLVHREKLRINRFAWPKILKISYKRHNFYVKLRPGEFEQFESTVGFKLVNHRAAKKLWKTCVEHHTFFRLMSPEPPPKGTLFPRLGSKYRYSGRTLYQTHGAAPQRTQPNFARTLSSRQLSSRSMDALAAEEKASTLPPEAAKRHTMPPQPAPRPPAKDKLRRASKGTVSVSSASSIEGEYLADRGEKKPPPGAVKVMPTPEKKEEKKVVETKPAENGTDTASDPGVTNNVDTTPKKNKSGGFGLFGSKREKSPKEDKSPKDKSPKQKSPKDKDTKSKDPKGKVAVLDTSNESSNLDTSNEKSPEKEKPGFTKPYEYTDTEKSPSRTKPKLQGAFSYEKEPISDERQRQLNDSQSPTTRKAGLAFNYAPGEDKKVAESAEKRKTPEDPSKLKTPGIDYVQSAALKEQAKATLIDPTLALLDSERSHHEVGAPLAAVIPAAAPKPENEIQVVIVTGRYNPKNKKLDDANGTVVVVKGTLDKATGKIQTERELIDTKSGQIIYTNPATGKQESKNGHVDSKTGHILFTSNVIDPKTGKLDPTLAQQYCFVEQAADKVGAKPGREVNLVVITSKYDGKHKKLDAAHGHVDVSRAVVGPDGKVSSNYGVIDPRTGKIDYIDPKTGKQEPKQAYVDQKTGNILVTTGVADPKSGKVDSSLGQQFSIVEKDATKANREVRLVVITSKYDLKSKKLDPNFAHVDAVKGVLSGTDGKIYTDYGIIDPRTGDIQVTDPKTGKQETKHAVVDPKTGNILLLSGVVDPRTGQLDTTLGQQYSIVDKPTDTFASCPGKEVQLVAVTAKYDSKNKKLDTPNGFVETSRAIISDKDGKVHTNFGILDPNTGKVHYTDQKTGKPDSKQAVVDAKTGSFIVNSGVIDPKTGKTDSSLAQQLTVVDKDAPKGIPERHVNLVIITTKYDPKNKKLDLTNAHVDSIPGTVGTDDKVHTAFGVVDPRTGEITVTDPVTGKQEVKKASVDPKTGNLLLTSGVVDPKTGQTDPSLGQQISIVDKPKDKFASVPGKEVQLVVVTSKYDSKYKKLDHPNGHVETSRGIMTSDGKVHTNFGVIDPRSGKIEHVDPKTGKQEIKQAVADPKTGHLLITSGVVDPRTGKTDSSLAQQLTIVDKDAKPQEREVRLVIITSKYDPKTKKLDPNGHVDSVNGTLGPDGKVQTSFGVVDPATGEVVTIDPVTGKQDLKKATVDHKTGNLLVTSGVSDPKTGHVDPTLGQQISVVNKPKDTFTSVPGKEVQVVVITSKYDPKTKTLENSNGHIDSSRGIKAADGRIHTNYGIIDPKTGKIECVDPKTGKTEVKHATFDPKTGHLLLTSGVVDPKTGKADSSLAQQLSIVDKDVKPLEREIHLVIITTKYDPKTKKIDPSQGYVDTVSGTMGPDGKIRTAIGVVDPATGEIVVTNPATGKQEVKKAQVDPSTGHMLVTSQVFDPRTGKVDPTLAQQFSIVNKTVTPHTKPASVGEVRLVIVTSKYDPRTKTVDAGAGTIDASKGYVSAEDGKIHTDFGIIDPRSGQILYRDPLTGKQELKQADIDPKTGNFIVTTAVVDPKTGKVDPSFAQQLTIVDKQNVLAKAPLNVSPVRQTPSPVKTPASTPVYTPLQSPVSKSSPIISQVQRTSPTVATIPKTPPAKPTTAPPAPPRRKIVKIMVIFTRIDPKTKKPDLHTAEVEHLTGILDPNGVVETKYGVIDINKGTIVATDSAGQQQQRNGVILPETGQIFINSGAIDPKTGKVDPNLGMILSVTKQDDPVVDITAITGPIDPATGKVDVDNSTVELTKGKVDAETGHISTKYGVIDPSNEVIFVTDTLGGQDKKSIRIDENTGLITLTGVADPKTGKVDPKLGQLIVVGTHIDPVVEVTTFVGKVDAKKGLIEPKHSVIESTTGQFNPDTNKIDTKYGQIDLVKGTVTYNDPKTGKLESKEVKVDPVTGQLLLRSGQVNPKSGKPDKDIGRLICLRIIQTKVDPVSGKQIVSNEPKNVKVDPKTNQIWTAGPKDPTTGEVLYTAGQIDPVTGYIITIYGRLDPKTGNIVRAHEIDRSLIKVDPISGQIYTATGQVDEDNQPLYSASQVDPSTGEIYTKVSKIDPKTGRLVIVKIYIITQKDEKGRVKEVDPKECTIDETTGRIITTKTVYLYQIIDPITGETIDVDPDDPRLKGARTTVTQTMTLSGKIDPVTGRIKTEYGDIDPDTGDIDPSTAVRDPVTGQLILHYSQIDPSHFEDKSGNYTIEKETQDLPATIDIQKVNTHKFSTFGKDESPVRGDEPKAFTEFTTSEHITHQGYVSSNTPLSSKIPVSQRAKKTPTPPVVVKTTTKQLLTKNDEGVTHNVEQEVENLGTGEVTFSTHTNKAESLEPLETGKSPYVTARAVTTRTATTHHDLDTKAKTQQMEEKTVAHTLTSSATRQEQRVLTQEVKTMVTTGDKHQITRRGSESSISSGDSGTPIDFEEGAGEGHYYTTEPGSYRTTTTTSVMGNAPFGSMVHGATTRTTTSAEEPEETTINEDGEIVSSQTISSKTRTVETITYKTERNGVVETRVEQKITIQSDGDPIDHDRALAEAIQEATAMNPDMTVEKIEIQQQSTQP, from the exons AAACCACCCCCTGGTGCTGTGAAGGTAATGCCGACACCTGAGAAGAAGGAAGAAAAGAAGGTGGTCGAGACTAAACCCGCTGAGAATG GAACTGATACTGCCAGCGATCCAGGCGTCACCAATAACGTGGACACCACTCCCAAGAAAAACAAG AGCGGAGGTTTTGGCCTATTCGGTAGTAAAAGAGAGAAATCGCCTAAAGAAGACAAATCTCCTAAAGACAAGTCACCAAAACAGAAATCTCCTAAAGATAAAGATACAAAGAGCAAAGATCCCAAAGGCAAAGTGGCGGTGCTCGACACATCTAACGAGAGCTCTAATCTCGACACCTCAAATGAAAAGAGTCCAGAAAAAGAAAAACCAGGCTTCACAAAACCTTACGAATACACGGACACTGAAAAGAGCCCATCTCGTACCAAACCCAAGCTCCAAGGAGCCTTCAGTTACGAAAAAGAACCCATTTCAGACGAGAGGCAAAGACAGCTTAACGACAGTCAAAGTCCGACGACGAGGAAAGCTGGACTTGCTTTCAATTATGCTCCAGGGGAAGATAAGAAGGTTGCTGAAAGTGCTGAGAAGAGAAAGACTCCTGAAGACCCAAGCAAACTAAAAACTCCAGGCATTGATTATGTCCAATCAGCTGCGCTTAAAGAACAAGCTAAAGCTACCCTCATCGATCCTACTTTAGCGCTATTAGATTCGGAAAGATCTCATCATGAAGTAGGCGCGCCATTAGCTGCCGTAATCCCAGCAGCTGCACCTAAACCAGAAAACGAAATACAAGTCGTCATTGTAACTGGAAGATACAATCCCAAGAACAAGAAACTTGACGATGCCAATGGTACAGTTGTTGTCGTCAAAGGAACGCTTGACAAAGCTACTGGAAAAATCCAGACTGAAAGAGAACTCATCGATACCAAGTCAGGACAAATTATATACACGAATCCTGCGACCGGTAAGCAGGAGAGCAAAAACGGTCACGTCGATTCCAAGACTGGACATATCTTGTTTACTTCTAATGTAATTGATCCTAAAACTGGCAAACTTGACCCAACATTGGCTCAGCAATATTGCTTTGTTGAACAGGCTGCCGACAAAGTTGGAGCTAAACCAGGAAGAGAGGTCAATTTGGTCGTAATCACAAGCAAATATGACGGCAAGCACAAGAAACTAGATGCCGCACACGGTCACGTAGATGTTTCAAGAGCAGTAGTAGGCCCTGATGGCAAAGTCAGCTCGAATTATGGCGTCATCGACCCGCGCACAGGCAAAATCGATTACATCGATCCGAAAACAGGCAAACAAGAACCTAAACAGGCGTATGTTGACCAGAAAACAGGCAATATACTCGTTACAACGGGAGTTGCTGATCCTAAATCTGGCAAAGTCGATTCATCGCTTGGTCAACAGTTCAGCATTGTTGAGAAAGATGCCACCAAGGCCAACAGGGAGGTTAGACTAGTTGTTATTACAAGCAAATATGATCTTAAGAGCAAGAAACTAGACCCCAACTTCGCTCACGTTGACGCAGTTAAGGGCGTACTAAGCGGTACCGATGGTAAGATTTACACTGACTACGGCATTATTGACCCAAGAACGGGCGATATTCAGGTCACTGACCCTAAGACTGGCAAACAAGAAACCAAACACGCCGTAGTCGATCCTAAGACAGGAAATATCCTTCTGCTGTCGGGTGTGGTTGATCCTCGCACAGGACAACTCGATACGACACTAGGACAACAATACAGCATTGTTGACAAACCTACTGACACTTTCGCTTCGTGCCCTGGAAAGGAAGTTCAGCTTGTTGCTGTTACAGCCAAATACGACTCTAAGAACAAGAAGTTGGATACACCCAACGGATTCGTGGAAACCTCACGAGCCATCATCAGCGACAAAGATGGAAAAGTACATACCAATTTCGGTATTCTCGACCCTAACACCGGCAAAGTTCACTACACTGACCAGAAAACTGGCAAGCCGGACTCGAAGCAAGCTGTCGTTGATGCTAAGACAGGCAGCTTCATTGTAAACTCTGGCGTTATCGACCCGAAGACAGGCAAAACTGATTCATCTCTCGCCCAGCAACTCACAGTTGTCGATAAGGACGCACCTAAAGGCATTCCTGAGAGGCATGTCAACTTGGTTATTATCACCACTAAGTACGACCCGAAGAACAAGAAACTAGACCTAACCAATGCTCACGTTGACAGCATACCTGGAACTGTCGGTACTGATGACAAAGTTCACACAGCGTTTGGTGTCGTAGATCCTAGGACTGGTGAAATAACTGTAACTGATCCAGTGACAGGCAAACAAGAAGTTAAGAAGGCGTCTGTAGACCCGAAAACAGGCAATCTACTGCTCACTTCAGGAGTTGTGGATCCCAAGACCGGACAAACTGATCCTTCTTTGGGACAACAGATCAGCATTGTAGACAAGCCTAAAGACAAATTCGCTTCAGTTCCCGGCAAGGAAGTCCAGTTAGTTGTTGTCACGAGCAAATACGACTCCAAATACAAGAAACTAGACCACCCCAATGGCCACGTAGAAACGTCCAGAGGAATAATGACTTCTGATGGCAAGGTCCACACTAACTTTGGTGTGATTGATCCTAGGAGCGGAAAGATTGAACATGTTGACCCTAAGACAGGCAAACAAGAGATCAAACAAGCAGTCGCTGATCCCAAAACAGGACACCTACTTATCACATCTGGTGTAGTTGATCCAAGAACAGGCAAGACTGATTCGTCTCTCGCTCAACAACTCACTATCGTCGACAAAGATGCTAAGCCGCAAGAAAGAGAAGTCCGTTTAGTCATTATCACTTCCAAATATGATCCCAAGACTAAGAAATTAGATCCTAACGGTCATGTCGATTCAGTGAATGGCACTTTAGGTCCTGACGGTAAAGTACAAACATCGTTTGGTGTTGTCGACCCAGCTACTGGCGAAGTGGTCACCATAGATCCAGTGACAGGCAAACAAGACCTCAAGAAAGCCACCGTTGACCATAAAACAGGCAATCTTTTGGTCACATCAGGAGTTTCTGACCCGAAGACTGGTCATGTCGATCCTACATTAGGACAGCAAATAAGCGTTGTGAACAAACCTAAAGACACATTCACATCTGTGCCAGGAAAGGAAGTGCAAGTGGTCGTCATCACTAGCAAATATGATCCTAAGACCAAGACTCTTGAAAACAGCAACGGGCATATTGACTCATCAAGAGGTATCAAAGCCGCTGATGGCAGAATCCATACCAATTACGGTATTATTGATCCTAAGACAGGAAAGATTGAGTGCGTCgatccaaaaacaggcaagacAGAAGTCAAACATGCAACTTTCGATCCGAAGACAGGACATCTCCTGCTTACATCGGGCGTGGTCGATCCGAAGACCGGAAAAGCAGATTCGTCACTCGCTCAACAGCTTAGCATTGTGGACAAGGATGTTAAACCACTAGAAAGGGAAATCCACTTGGTAATCATCACCACCAAATATGACCCGAAGACcaagaagattgatcctagccAAGGATACGTAGACACTGTTAGCGGAACCATGGGGCCTGACGGCAAAATCCGTACGGCTATCGGCGTCGTCGACCCGGCTACTGGAGAAATCGTCGTGACTAACCCGGCGACTGGCAAGCAGGAGGTCAAGAAAGCGCAGGTGGACCCCTCAACCGGCCATATGCTCGTCACCAGCCAAGTGTTTGACCCGAGGACAGGCAAAGTCGACCCGACTTTGGCGCAGCAATTCAGCATCGTCAACAAGACGGTTACACCTCATACAAAACCAGCGTCGGTCGGCGAGGTCCGTCTAGTAATAGTGACGAGTAAATATGACCCAAGGACCAAGACAGTGGATGCTGGTGCTGGGACTATTGACGCCTCAAAGGGTTACGTCAGCGCCGAGGACGGAAAAATACACACCGACTTCGGTATCATAGACCCACGATCCGGACAGATCCTCTACAGAGATCCCCTTACCGGCAAGCAAGAGCTGAAGCAGGCAGACATCGACCCGAAAACGGGCAACTTCATCGTGACCACCGCGGTTGTAGACCCCAAGACAGGCAAGGTAGACCCCTCATTCGCTCAACAGTTGACGATTGTTGATAAGCAGAATGTGTTGGCTAAAGCACCACTAAACGTTTCCCCCGTGAGGCAAACCCCATCACCAGTCAAGACTCCTGCTTCCACGCCAGTCTATACGCCGTTGCAATCGCCCGTATCGAAATCCTCGCCAATCATCAGCCAAGTGCAAAGGACGTCACCTACAGTCGCAACTATTCCCAAAACACCACCAGCCAAACCGACTACAGCCCCACCGGCTCCTCCTAGAAGGAAGATTGTTAAAATCATGGTCATCTTCACCAGGATCGATCCTAAGACCAAGAAACCAGACTTACACACTGCTGAAGTTGAACACCTCACTGGTATTTTGGACCCTAACGGTGTAGTCGAGACTAAATATGGTGTTATTGACATCAACAAAGGCACCATCGTCGCTACTGATTCTGCTGGACAGCAACAGCAAAGAAATGGAGTTATCTTACCCGAAACAGGACAAATCTTCATCAACTCTGGCGCGATTGATCCTAAAACCGGCAAAGTTGACCCCAACTTAGGTATGATTTTGAGCGTCACGAAACAAGATGACCCAGTTGTAGACATTACGGCCATCACTGGCCCTATCGATCCTGCTACAGGCAAAGTTGATGTTGACAACAGCACAGTTGAGCTCACTAAGGGCAAAGTTGACGCTGAAACCGGTCACATCTCCACTAAATACGGCGTCATCGATCCATCTAATGAGGTCATCTTCGTAACGGATACTTTGGGAGGACAGGACAAGAAATCTATCCGTATTGATGAAAACACTGGTCTTATCACCTTAACTGGAGTTGCAGATCCGAAAACAGGCAAAGTAGATCCAAAACTGGGACAACTAATTGTCGTTGGTACACATATCGACCCCGTTGTAGAAGTCACGACATTTGTCGGTAAGGTTGATGCGAAGAAAGGCCTAATTGAGCCCAAACATTCCGTCATCGAAAGCACAACCGGTCAATTTAATCCCGACACTAACAAGATTGACACAAAGTACGGTCAAATCGATCTGGTTAAAGGCACCGTCACATATAACGATCCCAAGACTGGCAAGTTGGAAAGCAAGGAAGTGAAAGTTGATCCTGTCACCGGACAACTTTTATTACGCAGTGGTCAAGTCAACCCCAAATCTGGAAAGCCCGATAAGGACATTGGCAGGCTCATTTGCCTGAGGATAATCCAAACTAAAGTCGACCCCGTCTCCGGCAAACAAATCGTATCCAATGAACCCAAGAACGTTAAGGTTGATCCCAAAACCAACCAGATCTGGACCGCTGGACCGAAAGACCCGACAACTGGGGAGGTTCTGTACACCGCTGGACAAATCGACCCCGTCACTGGTTATATCATCACTATATACGGTCGTCTGGACCCGAAGACTGGAAACATAGTGAGGGCACATGAAATCGACAGGTCGCTTATCAAAGTCGATCCTATTAGTGGACAAATATACACTGCTACCGGTCAAGTTGATGAAGATAACCAACCTTTGTATTCCGCATCTCAAGTAGATCCATCCACAGGAGAAATCTACACGAAAGTCAGCAAAATCGATCCGAAGACCGGCAGGTTGGTAATAGTGAAGATTTACATCATAACGCAGAAAGACGAGAAAGGACGCGTCAAGGAAGTCGATCCTAAAGAATGCACGATCGATGAAACAACAGGCAGAATCATCACAACAAAGACTGTCTACTTGTATCAAATCATTGACCCGATCACTGGCGAAACGATCGATGTAGACCCAGATGACCCAAGACTCAAAGGCGCAAGAACCACTGTCACGCAAACCATGACGTTATCAGGCAAGATAGATCCAGTCACCGGCAGAATCAAGACGGAATACGGAGACATCGACCCAGATACGGGAGATATAGACCCGAGCACCGCCGTCAGAGACCCGGTTACCGGGCAACTAATATTACATTACTCACAAATAGATCCCTCGCACTTCGAAGACAAGAGCGGCAACTACActatagaaaaggaaactcaaGATCTCCCAGCCACTATTGATATACAGAAAGTCAATACCCATAAATTCTCAACGTTCGGCAAAGACGAAAGCCCTGTAAGAGGTGACGAGCCCAAGGCATTCACAGAGTTCACAACGAGCGAGCATATAACGCACCAAGGCTACGTGTCGTCAAACACCCCTCTATCCTCAAAGATCCCCGTCTCGCAGCGAGCCAAGAAGACTCCCACCCCGCCCGTCGTCGTCAAGACCACCACCAAACAGCTCCTGACCAAGAATGACGAGGGCGTCACGCATAATGTCGAGCAGGAGGTCGAGAACCTCGGCACTGGCGAGGTCACATTCTCCACGCACACCAATAAG GCGGAAAGCCTAGAGCCGCTGGAGACTGGAAAGAGCCCGTACGTCACGGCGAGGGCCGTCACCACCAGGACGGCGACGACGCACCACGATCTCGACACCAAGGCCAAGACGCAGCAGATGGAAGAGAAGACAGTAGCCCATACCCTAACTTCGTCAGCCACGAGGCAAGAACAGCGAGTTTTGACGCAGGAAGTCAAAACTATGGTCACTACTGGTGATAAG CATCAGATAACTCGACGAGGCTCAGAGAGCTCAATCTCTAGCGGAGATTCCGGCACACCCATCGATTTCGAAGAAGGCGCCGGGGAGGGTCACTACTACACCACC GAACCCGGATCGTATAGGACTACCACCACCACCAGCGTAATGGGCAACGCTCCGTTTGGCAGCATGGTTCACGGGGCCACCACCAGG ACAACAACAAGCGCAGAGGAGCCTGAAGAGACGACGATCAATGAGGACGGCGAAATTGTGTCCTCGCAAACTATCAGCTCGAAGACACGCACGGTCGAGACCATCACC tacaaGACGGAGCGGAATGGAGTAGTAGAGACGCGTGTAGAACAGAAGATCACCATTCAGTCCGACGGAGACCCGATAGACCATGACCGAGCGCTCGCCGAGGCCATTCAG GAGGCAACAGCAATGAATCCGGACATGACGGTCGAGAAGATAGAAATCCAACAACAGAGCACGCAACCGTAA